One window from the genome of Mugil cephalus isolate CIBA_MC_2020 chromosome 23, CIBA_Mcephalus_1.1, whole genome shotgun sequence encodes:
- the si:ch211-246m6.4 gene encoding transcription factor 15, with translation MKSTGTERSAQPDGFTSDLDGLDSASDSSDGCSPRREPGQVEEDEEEAAAAAVTSRTGAQRRRRRRRRSSGGGGGRGAGGDALLPGVSKQRQAANARERDRTHSVNTAFTALRTLIPTEPADRKLSKIETLRLASSYISHLANVLLLGDECLDGQPCLRYQGILHGPAALSAPSLRPICTFCLSNQRKLLRDGGKHSAAM, from the exons ATGAAGTCCACAGGCACCGAGCGCAGCGCGCAACCCGACGGCTTCACCTCCGACCTGGACGGCCTGGACAGCGCCAGCGACAGTTCGGACGGCTGCAGCCCGCGCAGGGAGCCgggacaggtggaggaggacgaggaggaggcggcggcggctgccGTGACCTCTCGGACCGGAGCGCAGCGGCgcaggaggagacggagaaggaGCAGCGGCGGCGGAGGTGGAAGAGGCGCAGGGGGGGACGCGCTCCTGCCCGGGGTGAGCAAACAGAGGCAAGCGGCCAACGCGCGGGAGCGGGACAGGACGCACAGCGTGAACACGGCCTTCACGGCGCTGCGCACCCTCATTCCCACCGAGCCCGCGGACAGGAAGCTCTCCAAGATAGAGACGCTGCGCCTGGCCTCCAGCTACATCTCCCACCTGGCCAACGTGCTGCTGCTGGGGGACGAGTGTCTGGACGGGCAGCCCTGCCTCCGCTACCAGGGCATCCTGCACGGCCCGGCCGCCCTCAGCGCGCCCTCTCTGCGGCCCATTTGCACTTTCTGCCTCAGCAACCAGAGGAAACTG CTCAGAGACGGAGGGAAACACTCGGCTGCCATGTga